The Pseudomonas pergaminensis nucleotide sequence GCTGGCGCAGAACTTCATCACCGAGTTTTTCAACGGCGCGCATCAGGTCGAACGCCGCGGTTTCGTTATTTTCCGCGACGGAATCCAGGGTCTTGCGCAGGTTGCGAGTGGCACGGGTCACGCGGGTTCTTCCTTCATAAGCAATGGGCAGGCACTTTAGGACATTCGTGTTTCATTTTAATTTCAAACACTTGTGGCGGATTCCACGGCATTTGATCCATATCAATTGAAACGGGGTTTGACTGATACATATGGAAATCCGTATATTCGAATAAACATATATACACAGGCCTTGGCCATGTCGGACCTCATCTCCCCACCCACCCTCTTCAAATGCCTGGCCGATGCCACCCGGGCACGCCTGACGCTATTGATCCTGCGTGAAGGCGAACTTTGCGTGTGCGAACTGATCCATGCCTTGGATGACAGCCAGCCCAAGATCTCCCGGCACCTCGCGCAACTGCGCAGTTGCGGGTTGCTGCTGGATCGTCGTCAAGGTCAATGGATCTACTACCGCATCAACCCGGCATTGCCCGAGTGGGTAACCGAAGTGCTGCATACCACCCTACAAGCCAACCAGCCATGGTTGCACAACGACGCGCAGCGTCTGGATGCAATGGGCGACAGACCACAACGGGCCAGCACCTGCTGCTGAGCCATCGGAGCCTTTATTCATGCTTGTCGCTATTGCCATTTTCATCTTCACCATCGTCCTGGTCATCTGGCAGCCCAAAGGTTTGGGCGTCGGCTGGAGCGCCACGATGGGCGCGATCCTGGCCCTCGCCTGCGGCGTGATCAGCCTGGCTGACATTCCCGTGGTGTGGCACATCATCTGGAATGCCACCGGGACCTTTGTCGCGCTGATCGTCATCAGCCTGTTGCTGGACGAGGCCGGTTTCTTTGCCTGGACCGCCCTGCATGTGGCGCGCTGGGGGCGCGGACGCGGCCGGCGATTGTTTGCCTATATGGTGCTGCTGGGGGCGCTGGTGTCGGCGCTGTTCGCCAACGACGGCGCGGCACTGATCCTTACACCGATCGTCATGTCGATGCTGCTGGCCCTGCGCTTTTCCCCTGCGGCGACCCTGGCGTTCGTCATGGGCGCGGGCTTTATCGCCGACACGGCGAGCCTGCCGCTGGTGGTGTCGAACCTGGTGAATATCGTCTCGGCGGATTACTTCAAGATCGGCTTTAACGAATACGCCGCCGTGATGGTGCCGGTGAATTTCGTCAGCGTCGCGGCCACGCTGGCTGTGCTGCTGTGGTTCTTCCGTCGTGATATCCCGCAGACCTACGACCCCGCGGACCTCGAAGACCCCGCCAGCGCCATCCACGACCGCGCCACCTTCCGCGCCGGCTGGTGGGTGCTGGGCATCCTGTTGCTCGGCTGCTTTGCCCTGGAACCGCTGGGCATTCCGATCAGCGCGATTTCCGCCGTGTGCGCCGTGCTCCTGCTGGTGATCGCGGCCAAGGGCCACAAAATCTCCACGCGCAAAGTGCTGAAGGAAGCACCGTGGCAGATCGTGATCTTTTCCCTCGGCATGTACCTGGTGGTCTACGGCTTGCGTAACGCCGGCCTCACCACCTACCTGGCGACCTGGCTCGATACCTTCGCCACTTACGGAGTGTGGGGCGCGGCCATGGGCACCGGCGTGCTGACGGCGTTGCTGTCCTCGGCGATGAACAACCTGCCGACGGTGTTGATCGGCGCGCTGTCGATCGAGTCCAGCCATGCCGTGGGCGTGGTCAAGGACGCGATGATCTACGCCAACGTGATCGGCAGTGACCTGGGCCCAAAAATCACCCCCATCGGCAGCCTGGCCACCTTGTTGTGGCTGCACATCCTGGCGCGCAAGGGCATCACCATCACCTGGGGCTACTACTTCAAGGTCGGCATCGTGCTGACCCTGCCGGTGCTGTTGATCACCCTTGCCGCCCTCGCCTTGCGCCTGAGTTTCTAACGGAGATACCCCGATGAAAGTCCTGTTCATGTGTACCGCCAACAGCTGCCGCAGCATCTTGTCCGAAGCCATGTTCAACCACCTGGCGCCGGAAGGCTTCGAAGCGATCAGCTCCGGCAGTTTTCCCAAGGGCCAGGTGTTGCCACGTAGCTTGAGCACGTTGCAAGCGGCCGGGATCAGTACCGAAGGGTTGTACAGCAAGGGCAACGATGCCTTTGAAGGCAGCCCGCCGGATGTGGTGATTACGGTGTGCGACAAGGCCGCCGGCGAAGCCTGCCCGGTGTACTTCGGGCCGGCCGTGAAGGCGCACTGGGGGTTGGAAGACCCGTCGGACGTCCAGGGTGACGACGCCAGTGTGCAAGCGGCATTCGACGCCACACTGAAGACCATCGCCACACGCTGCAGGGCGTTCTTCGTCCTGCCCTTCGGCGAACTCAGCCCTGCCGACCTCAAGGCGGAACTCGCGCGCATTGCGCAGTTGTAATCGGAGGCCCTATGACGACGCTGCCCAATCTGGACCTGTCCCTGGTCGACTCAAAACCGGCCAGCCCGGACCAGCCGCCGCGCATCCTGCTGCTCTACGGCTCGACCCGCGAACGCTCGTTCAGCCGCCTGCTGGTGGAAGAAGCCGCACGGCTGTTGCAGCACTTCGGCGCGCATACCCGCATCTTCAACCCCAGCGGCCTGCCATTGCCGGATGACGCGCCCAGCGACCACCCCAAGGTGCAGGAACTGCTGAAACTGATGCAGTGGTCCGAAGGCCAGGTGTGGTGCTCGCCCGAGCGGCATGGCTCGATGTCGGCGGTGTTCAAGGCGCAACTGGACTGGGTGCCCTTGACCCTGGGCGCGGTCCGCCCGACCCAGGGCAAGACCCTGGCGGTGATGCAAGTGTCCGGCGGCTCCCAGTCCTTCAACACCGTCAACCAGCTGCGGGTGCTGGGGCGCTGGATGCGCATGTTCACCATCCCCAACCAGTCCTCGGTACCCAAGGCCTTCATGGAGTTCGATGAACAGGACCGCATGAAACCCTCGGCGCTTTATGATCGGGTCGTCGATGTAATGGAAGAACTGGTGCGCTTCACCCTGCTGCTGCGCGACCGTCCCGACCTGGTGGACCGTTACTCGGAACGCAAGGAAAGCGCCGGTGAACTGTCGCGCCGGGTCAATCAACGGTCGATTTGATCACCCTTGCCAGCGTATGCTCGTGCCTGTCCCCGACTGAGTGAAATCGATGAGCGCCGTGCAACACGCCTGGCTGGGCAACTATGAAGTCAGCAGCACCACCTGCACCGGCCTGACTTTTGCCCGCCACAGCCATGATGAATGTGTGATCGGCGTGAACCTGGCAGGCGAGGAAAAGGTCTGGCTGGATCGTCGCGAGTTCCACGCCGGCCCAGGCTCCATCACCCTGTACAACCCCGGTCAGATTCAAGGCGGCGGTGCGGCCGATGGTGCGCCCTGGCACTTTGTGAGCCTGTACGCCACGGCGGATCAATTGGCGGCGGACCTGGGGCTGATGCATCTGGAATTTGACCGTGCCTTATGTGTTCAGCCCGAGCTTGCCCTGCGACTGGCCGCCGCGATCAAGGGGGCGCTAAACGGTGACACGCTGGTTCGCGACGTGAATGAAGATGCCTTGGTGCTGCTGTTGGCAGAGGTCGTGAACATCAGCGGCGTACGTCTGCCCGGCACCGCCAGCCCCGGCAAACCCCTGATCAGCCGCGCCCAGGCATTACTCGCCGAACACCTGCATCAACCCCTGACCCTGGACCACCTGGGCGGCGAACTGGGGTTGTCCAAATTCCACCTGCTGCGTGCCTTCCAGAAAGAAACCGGGCTGACGCCCCGGGAGTGGGCCATGCAGTTGCGTACCCGTCGCGCCAAAGGCCTGTTGCGCAAAGGGGTTCCCGCCGGCGAGGCGGCCCACGACCTGGGCTTCGCCGACCAGAGTCACCTGAACCGGCATTTCCGGGCGGCCTACGGCATCACTCCTGGCCACTATCAAAGCACCGTGAAGCGCTGAACAGCGCAATCTGGTCCAAGACACCGCACCTGCACATCCTCACACTGCCCCACCTCACTTGAAGGAAATGCGGGCATGCTGACGATCTTTTTTTATGCACTGATATTCGGTTTTGTGTTTTGCCTCTCCCCCGGCGCCGTGCTCGCGGAGACCCTGCGCCGTGGCTTGCTGCATGGCTTTACACCCGCCCTGCTGGTGCAGTTCGGCTCATTGGTGGGCGATGCCGTGTGGGCGGTGATCGGCCTGACCGGGATCGCCCTGCTGATCCAGCATGACACGGTGCGTGTGCCGTTGACGGTGGTGTGTGCGTTGTACCTGGCCTGGCTGGGCGTACGCAGCCTGATCGATGCCTGGCACCTGCCACAACCGGACAGCGCGCCGGCCAGCACTCGGCAAAATGCCCTGGCGGTAGGCGCTGCAATTTCCCTGGCCAACCCGAAGAACATCGTCTACTGGGGCGCACTGGGCAGTGCGCTGTCGGGGATTGTCGGCACCACGCCCAGCCACGGGCAGACGCTGATGTTCTTTGCCGGGTTCATGCTCGCGTCGATCTTGTCATGCTTTCTGATTGCCGCTCTGGTGAACCTGTTGCGGCAGAACGCCTCGCCCACTTGGCAGCGCATCAGTTATGCCGCCTGTGGGCTGGTGCTGATCTACCTGGCGCTGCTGGCCTGGCAAGGCCTCTGATCAGGCCGGCCAGCGGCGGTGCAGGTCATCGATCACATAGGCATGCCCATGCACGCCGGCGTGATGGTGCAGCAGGTGCGGATGGCCGGCGGGCAGGTCGTGGTGTTCGTGCGCCACGCTTGCCTGCTCGTGTTCCGGTCGCCACAGACTGGCGCATGCGATCAAAGCCAGGGTGGCCACGAAGGCGAGGCTGGCAAATGTCTGCGCCATGCCGAAGTTGGCGCTGAGCCAACCGGCCAAGGGGTATGTCACCAGCCAGCAGCTATGCGACAAGGCGAATTGCGCGGCAAACAGCGCCGGCCGGTCCTCGGCATGGGCTGAGCGGCGCAGCAAGCGCCCGCCCGGGGTCTGCGCCAGGGAATAGCCCAGCCCCAGCACCCACCACAGCACCAGCATTTGCCGGTATTCAGACAGGTAGACGCCCACACTGAGCCCCAGGATCAGCAACCCACCGCCCGACAGCATGGCCGCGCGGTCGTTGAGACGCGCAAGCAACCTTGGCAACACCAGCGCCGCCATCATCGAGCCGGTGCCGAACGCGGCCAGCGCAAACGCCGTGAAGCGTTGCGGCAAGGCAAACCCGGATTGCACCAACACCACGCTGTTGACGATGACCATCGCACTGGCAGCCGCCACCGCCAGGTTCAGTGCCAGCAGACCGCGCAGGCGCGGCGTTGCCAGGAATATCCGCAGGCCACGGGTGGTGCGGTCATAGATACCGCGCCGCAGCGCCATCCGCGCCTGGGGCAAGAGCACCGACGACACCAGCAGGGCCGAGACCAGAAACCCTATCGAGGTCCCGGCGAACAGGCTGTGAAAGCTGATGACGCTCAACAGCATCGCCGCCAGGATCGGGCTGGCCACACTTTCCAGGTCATAGGCCAGGCGCGCCAGAGACAGCGCCTTGGTGTACTGCACCTCATCGGTGAGGATGTCGGGGATGGTCGCCTGGAAGGTCGGCGTGAAGGCCGCCGAAGCCGACTGCAGCACAAAAATCAGCAGGTAGACCTGCCACACCTCTGTGACGAAGGGCAACGCCAGCGCGACCAGCGCGCGTGTCAGGTCCAGGCCCAGCAGCATCGCCCGGCGCGGCAAGCGCTCGGCAAAGGCGGCCGCCACTGGCGCCACCCCGATATAGGCCACCATCTTGATCGCCAATGCGGTCCCCAGCACGGTGCCGGCCTGGTCACCTGCCAGCTCGAACGCCAGCAACCCCAGAGCGACGGTGGTCAAGCCGGTGCCGATCAGGGCTATCACCTGGGCGAAGAACAGGCGACGGTAGGTTTTATTGCTGAGCACGTCGAACATGGGAGCCCCCTGGCGTGTTGCCTACAGGTATTTGGTCAGTTGCTTGAGCTCAGCCAGCGAGGCCAGGCTATCCAGCGTCACGCTGTCTTCCAGGCAATGGTCGAGATGGTCCTGGATCAGCGTGCGCTTGGCCTGGCAGATCGCCTTCTCCACCGCATGCAGTTGCTGGGCGATATCCACGCACGGGCGCCGCGCCTCGATCATGCTGGTGATGCTGCGCAAATGGCCTTCGGCACGCTTGAGGCGTTTGACGATGGCGTCATGGGTTTGGTGGACATGTTCGCTCATTGAGAGGCTCCTTCGAGGATGCCTGATCGTATCCCCCCCTGGAGGATACAGGCAAGCCCGTTCATCTCCACCTTCAAAAACAACTACTTCCCGCTCACAACGCTGAAGAAGTGCAAGTAACGATACAACCGAAGCAGAACTGAAACAGGCCTTCTATCTGAACAGACTCTGAACTTGTAATGAATTAATACATTAAGCGTTGACATCCTGCATCGCCCTGAGTAGATTGCCCGTGCCTGCAACTGGGGCCTTTTTTAAACCTCACAAAAGAAGCCAATGGACACAGTATCTAGTCGCTGTCCGAGCACCGCCTTGGCGGGCATCGGGCGCCAAACCCAGAACATGACAGGACTCGCCTCCCCGGTCCGGTAAGCTGCGCTAGAGCTTGATGCTCCACCGTAACTGCCTCGCCGGTCGCTTGTCCGGTCCCGAGGTGTGTTATGACCTTGCTAACCCTTGCTTTGCCCGATGTACGCACACTCGCGGCCGCCCTGCGTGCCAAGCTGTGCCGTGAGCCTGTGGGTTTTTCGCCTACCCGCTCAACCTTTGCTGCACCCTCCCCCCAAGTGCGCCCGGCCTACCCGCTGGCGCATTGGCGTATCTGCCCTGACAGTGGCCAACTGGTCCAGCACTGGGATCACGCCGACCCTCAAGACCCACAGAGACCCAAGGTTTCCAGCCTGGCCAAGGCCAGCTTGATGCTCGGTCTGTATGTGAGCGCTCGCGCCGCCTGACCCGGCTGGAAACAGCAACTTCCTGATTATTGTTCTGGCGTTCTTTTATGAACACGTCCAGTAGTAGCCCGCTGCGCGCTAATTAATTAACGCGCTGTTAGCGGGCACTGTAGAAGTTATGTGAACACCTTATTTAAACCGATCGCGAAGTTAGCGACTCGGCATGCTTTCGCTCGCCTGTCATCAGGCCGGTAACGGGTATGTTTTGTCGAAAAATTGGCGACAGGAGCACACACCATGAGCGCCGTAAAAAACGCCCCATTGAACAAAAAGAGCAGCAGCCACACCGACACCAGACTGTCGATGCGCGCCGCCCGCGAAGCCCAGAACGGATTGTCGGCCACCTTGGCCAACGTCCGCGCCACCAAGGACGGCCTCACCGAGCTGGACGCCCAGGCGCGCCTGCAACGCGAAGGCTACAACGAAGTTGCCCATGACAAGCCGCCTCACGCCATCGTGCAGTTCCTGCAGGCACTGAACAACCCATTCATCTATGTGCTGCTGACCCTGGGCGGTATCAGCTTCTTCACTGACTGCTGGCTGCCGATGCAGGAAGGCGAAGACGCCGACCCGACCAAAGTCATCATCATCATGACCATGGTATTGCTCAGCAGCCTGCTGCGCTTCTGGCAGGAACACCGCTCGGCCAAATCCGCCGAAGCCCTCAAGGCCATGGTCCGCACCACGGCCACCGTGCTGCGCCGTGAGCAAGTGGGCTCGCAACCGACCCTGCGTGAAGTGCCGATGCGCGAGCTGGTGGCCGGCGATATCGTGCAGCTGTCGGCCGGCGACATGATCCCGGCCGATATCCGCCTGATCGAGTCCCGTGACCTGTTCATCAGCCAGGCGGTGCTGACCGGCGAAGCCTTGCCGGTGGAAAAGTACGACACCCTCGGCGATGTCACACAGAAATCCGCCAGCGCCATGGCCGCCGACCAGGGCAACCTGCTGGACCTGCCCAACATCTGCTTCATGGGCACCAACGTGGTCAGCGGTCGGGCACAGGCTGTCGTCGTGGCCACCGGGGCACGCACCTACTTTGGCTCCCTGGCCAAGGCGATTGTCGGCTCGCGGGTGCAAACCGCGTTCGACCGCGGCGTGAACAGCGTCAGTTGGTTGCTGATCCGCTTCATGCTGGTGATGGTGCCGATCGTGTTCCTGCTCAATGGCTTCTCCAAGGGTGATTGGGGGGATGCGTTCCTGTTTGCCCTGGCAGTTGCCGTAGGCCTCACCCCGGAAATGCTGCCGATGATCGTCAGCGCCAACCTGGCCAAGGGCGCCACGGCCATGGCCAAGCGCAAAGTGGTGGTCAAGCGCCTCAACGCGATCCAGAACTTCGGTTCGATGGATGTGCTGTGCACCGACAAGACCGGCACCCTGACCCAGGACAAGATCATCCTCGAACACCACGTCAACGCCTTCGGCCAACGTGACGACGCCGTGCTGTCCCTGGCCTGGCTCAACAGCCATCACCAGAGCGGCATGAAAAACCTGATGGACCAGGCGGTGGTGGAGTTCTCGGAACGTAATCCGAAGTTCCAGGTGCCGTTTGCCTATAGCAAAGTGGATGAGTTGCCGTTCGACTTCGTCCGCCGTCGCCTGTCGATCGTGGTCAAGGATGCCGCCGACGATCAACTGCTGGTGTGCAAAGGCGCCGTGGAAGAGATGCTGAGCATTTCCACGCATGTGATGGAAGCCGGCGCTGCGGTGCCACTGGATGATCGTCGCCGCGAGGAACTGCTGGCGATCGCCAACGACTACAACGAGGACGGTTTCCGCGTGCTGGTAGTGGCGACCCGTCACATCCCTAAATCCCTGGCGCGTCAGCAGTACACCACGGCCGATGAGCGCAACCTGGTGATTCAGGGCTTCCTGACCTTCCTTGATCCACCGAAGGAAACCGCCGGCCCTGCGATTGCCGCGCTGCAACAGATTGGCGTGGCGATCAAAGTGCTCACCGGCGATAACGCCGTGGTCACCAGCAAGATCTGCCGCCAGGTCGGCCTCGATCCAGGCCAGCCGTTGCTGGGCACCGAAATCGAAGCGATGGACGACGCGACGCTGCTGCGCCGCGTGGAAGAACGTACCGTGTTTGCCAAGCTGACACCGCTGCAGAAATCCCGGGTGCTCAAGGCGCTGCAAGCCAACGGCCACACCGTGGGCTTCCTCGGTGACGGGATCAACGATGCACCGGCGCTGCGTGATGCCGACGTGGGAATCTCGGTCGACACCGCCACCGATATCGCCAAGGAATCAGCCGATATCATCCTGCTGGAAAAGAGCCTGATGGTGCTGGAAGAAGGTGTGCTCAAGGGCCGCGAAACCTTCGGCAATATCATGAAGTACCTGAACATGACCGCCAGCTCCAACTTCGGCAACGTGTTCTCGGTGCTGGTGGCCAGTGCGTTCATTCCGTTCCTGCCGATGCTGTCGATCCACCTGCTGCTGCAGAACCTGATGTACGACATCTCCCAGCTGGCGTTGCCATGGGACAAGATGGACAAGGAATACCTGGCCAAGCCGCGCAAGTGGGATGCGAAAAACATCGGCCGCTTCATGATCTGGATCGGGCCGACTTCCTCGATCTTCGACATCACCACCTTTGCGCTGATGTGGTACGTGTTCGCCGCCAACAGCGTCGAGATGCAGACCCTGTTCCAGTCCGGCTGGTTCATCGAGGGCCTGCTCTCGCAAACCCTGGTGGTGCACATGTTGCGCACCCGCAAGGTCCCATTCTTCCAGAGCACCGCCGCGTGGCCGGTGTTGATGATGACCTGCGTGGTGATCGTACTGGGGATCTATGTGCCGTTCTCGCCGCTGGGCACCCTGGTGGGCCTGCAACCGTTGCCGATGGCCTACTTCCCATGGCTGGTGGGCACCCTGCTCAGCTACTGCTGCGTGGCCCAACTGATGAAGACGATCTACATCCGCCGCTTCAAGCAGTGGTACTGATCTCCCCCGCCGTTTAAACGGTGGCGGTCGCCCGGCCGCCACCGTGCACTACAAGGAAACACCCTATGCGCGTCTTGATCTGTGCAGGTCGTCATTACGCCGACACCAAAATGTCCCGCCAGGTGCTGGACGCTTACCACCGCCTGCGCCCGGTGCAGGTATTGATCCACGGCGGCAACCAATTCCTTGGCAGTGACGTCGAGGAATGGGCGCGGGAACTGGGCATCGACGTAGTGCGCTACCCGCCCAATTGGCAACGCCACGGCAAGCAGGCTGAACGCCAGCGCAACCATTTCATGCTGACCGATAGCCGCCCCGACGTGGTCATCGCCCTGCCGGGCGGGGACGACACCTGCGAACTGGTCTGCCAGGCCAAAGCCAGCGGCATTTCGGTGCTGACCGTAGAAAACTGAATTCAAGCGAGGTGCATCATGCACAAAAAACACACGCCCGAGCGCCAGGACGGGTTTGCCAAATACCGTGCCCGCCACTATCGAGGCGCACGCCACACCTTATTGTTGTTGCCGGCGGCCAAACGTCGCGCACTGCAACGCAACTTGATCTTTATCGGGCTGACCCTGGGCATTCTGTTGGCGATTGCCTTGCTGTCGAAGGCCCACGCGGCCGGCGGTGCCTATGTGGTCGACGACGGCGCAATCAACGCGCCAGGCGAATGCAACGTCGATGCCTGGTACACCGCCAACCGACACGATGGCAGTACCCACACTGAAACGCTGTCACCGGCCTGCACGTTCGCCACAATGCCCTGGATGCAATGGGGCGCGGCGGTGTCGCGCGCCACCCATACGGGCCAGGGCGAAACGCAGGTGAGCCCGCAGCTCAAGGCCCAGGTGTGGTCACGGGAAGACTTGGGTCTGGAAATGGCCGTGGCAGCCGGCGCGCATTTTGCGCTGGACCGCCGGCACGGTTTTGATGGCGCCGACTTCAACGTCCCGCTGACCTGGCAGCCGTTGGAGGCCCTGCGACTGAACCTGAACGCCGGCTGGTCGCATGCCTATAACGACGGTGACCAACAACATCGCCTGACCTGGGGCAGCGGCGTTGAGTACCAGGTGGCACCGGTGTTGACGCTGATCGCCGAGCGTTATGGCCAGGAAGGCGGCGATCAGGCGTGGCAGGCCGGACCTAGGTTTCACTTGGGCGAGTTTGTCGACATTGACCTGGTGGTCGGGCGAAGCCTGATCGGCGAGCGCGCGCAGTGGTTGACCACCGGTGCTACGTTGCGTTTCTAGTGGCTTGGCAGCACCTGTGTGCTCGCTTGCCCGCGAAGGCGCACTCTCTAACTGTCACCCCGCGATCCAAATGTGGGAGCTGGCTTGCCTGCGAAAGCGGCCTGACAGCCGCCACAATCTAACTGTCACCCCGCGATCCAAATGTGGAAGCTGGCTTGCCTGCGATGGCGGCCTGTCAGCCACCACAATCTAACTGTCACCCCCGCGATCCAAAATGTGGGAGCTGGCTTGCCTGCGAAGGCGGCCTGACAGCCGCCACAATCTAACTGTCACCCCCGCGATCCAAAATGTGGGAGCTGGCTTGCCTGCGAAGGCGGCCTGACAGCCGACCACAATCTAACTGTCACCCCCGCGATCCAAATGTGGGAGCTGGCTTGCCTGCGAAAGCGGCCTGACAGCCGCCACAATCTAACTGTCACCCCCGCGATCCAAAAATGTGGGAGCTGGCTTGCCTGCGAAAGCGGCCTGACAGCCGACCACAGTCTAACTGTCACCCCGCGATCCAAAAATGTGGGAGCTGGCTTGCCTGCGAAAGCGACGTGACAGTCGACCACAAACTAACTGTCACCCCGCGATCCAAAAATGTGGGAGCTGGCTTGCCTGCGAAGGCGGTGGTGCGGTGTACATATCCGTTATTTGGGTAACGGCTGCTTATGGTTCCGCTCTTACAGCGGCTCACTTTTGAAAAGCCCAAAAGTAAGCAAAAGGCTCTTGCCCCAACACTCGGCACCTCGCTTAGGCTCGGTGTGCCCGTAATCCGACAGGGATTTGGGGGGCCGCCGCCACGCGCCATCCATGGCGCGGGGCGGCTAAACCGGCATCCCTGCCGGTTTACCCCCCAAATCCCTGTCGAATTCCGGCCAGCGTGTTTGACGGGGCGCCTAAGATCAAAAACAAGATCAAAAGCGAGATCAAAAGCCAGATCAAGATCACGATCAAGAGCGGCTCGCTTCGCATCGTGGGTACGGGGTGGGTACGCGGTTTTGTAGGAGCTGGCTTACCAGCGATGGCGATCGTTCATTCAACGACAGGGTTGGATGTTTATCCGCTATCGCAGGCAAACCAGCACCCACATTCGTCCCGGCTTCATCTGGACGCTCTCATTTCAGTCAGGCCTTGGCCTGTTGTTCCAGGTGCAGCTGCAACTGCGGGTCGATCTGCAGCTGCCCCGCCAGGTCGTCGAGGTAATTGCGCTCGGCATCCTGTTGATCATCCACCAGCATCACACTGGCCAGATAGACTTCCGCTGCCACGGCAGGGTCGCTGGCAAATTCGGCGAAATCCGCGGCATCCAGGGGTTTGGCGACTTCGGTTTCAAGCCATTGCTTCAGTTGCGGATCGTCGGTATGCCGGCCCAGTTCACTGGAAATCAGTTGCTGCTCTTTTTCATCAATGCACCCATCCGCTTTGGCGGCAGCGATCAAGGCGCGTAATACGGCATGGCTATGAGCCTCGGCGGCGGGGCCGTCAAGCTGGTCGACGGTCTGGAAGGCTTGCTGCGGCGCATTGGCTTGCTGGCGCTGCCAGGCTTGGTAGGCCTGGAAGGCCGCCATGCCCAAGGATGCCAACGCCGCGTAATTCATGCCGCTAGAGCGCCCCTGGGCAGGACGGCCATTGGCGGCACCACCCAACATGCCGCCCAGGCCTCCCAGCAGACCACCTAAACCACCCAAACCGCCACCCGCCGACGCATTGCCGGTGCTGGTGCCTTTCAACAGGCCGCCGAGCAGCCCACCCAAACCGCCTGAAGAAGCACCGCTCCCTTGCCCGGCACGCAAGAGTTGCTCGAGTAA carries:
- the mgtA gene encoding magnesium-translocating P-type ATPase, yielding MSAVKNAPLNKKSSSHTDTRLSMRAAREAQNGLSATLANVRATKDGLTELDAQARLQREGYNEVAHDKPPHAIVQFLQALNNPFIYVLLTLGGISFFTDCWLPMQEGEDADPTKVIIIMTMVLLSSLLRFWQEHRSAKSAEALKAMVRTTATVLRREQVGSQPTLREVPMRELVAGDIVQLSAGDMIPADIRLIESRDLFISQAVLTGEALPVEKYDTLGDVTQKSASAMAADQGNLLDLPNICFMGTNVVSGRAQAVVVATGARTYFGSLAKAIVGSRVQTAFDRGVNSVSWLLIRFMLVMVPIVFLLNGFSKGDWGDAFLFALAVAVGLTPEMLPMIVSANLAKGATAMAKRKVVVKRLNAIQNFGSMDVLCTDKTGTLTQDKIILEHHVNAFGQRDDAVLSLAWLNSHHQSGMKNLMDQAVVEFSERNPKFQVPFAYSKVDELPFDFVRRRLSIVVKDAADDQLLVCKGAVEEMLSISTHVMEAGAAVPLDDRRREELLAIANDYNEDGFRVLVVATRHIPKSLARQQYTTADERNLVIQGFLTFLDPPKETAGPAIAALQQIGVAIKVLTGDNAVVTSKICRQVGLDPGQPLLGTEIEAMDDATLLRRVEERTVFAKLTPLQKSRVLKALQANGHTVGFLGDGINDAPALRDADVGISVDTATDIAKESADIILLEKSLMVLEEGVLKGRETFGNIMKYLNMTASSNFGNVFSVLVASAFIPFLPMLSIHLLLQNLMYDISQLALPWDKMDKEYLAKPRKWDAKNIGRFMIWIGPTSSIFDITTFALMWYVFAANSVEMQTLFQSGWFIEGLLSQTLVVHMLRTRKVPFFQSTAAWPVLMMTCVVIVLGIYVPFSPLGTLVGLQPLPMAYFPWLVGTLLSYCCVAQLMKTIYIRRFKQWY
- a CDS encoding DUF2493 domain-containing protein; translated protein: MRVLICAGRHYADTKMSRQVLDAYHRLRPVQVLIHGGNQFLGSDVEEWARELGIDVVRYPPNWQRHGKQAERQRNHFMLTDSRPDVVIALPGGDDTCELVCQAKASGISVLTVEN
- a CDS encoding tellurite resistance TerB family protein, producing the protein MNTSDLLEQLLRAGQGSGASSGGLGGLLGGLLKGTSTGNASAGGGLGGLGGLLGGLGGMLGGAANGRPAQGRSSGMNYAALASLGMAAFQAYQAWQRQQANAPQQAFQTVDQLDGPAAEAHSHAVLRALIAAAKADGCIDEKEQQLISSELGRHTDDPQLKQWLETEVAKPLDAADFAEFASDPAVAAEVYLASVMLVDDQQDAERNYLDDLAGQLQIDPQLQLHLEQQAKA